From Rutidosis leptorrhynchoides isolate AG116_Rl617_1_P2 chromosome 3, CSIRO_AGI_Rlap_v1, whole genome shotgun sequence, a single genomic window includes:
- the LOC139897185 gene encoding calcium-dependent lipid-binding protein-like yields the protein MGLISGILMGIIFGIGIMAGWRHMMRYRSSKRIAKAVDIKLLGCLSRDDLKKICGDNFPEWISFPVYEQVKWLNKQLSKLWPYVAEAATIIIKESVEPLLEEYRPTGITSLKFNKLSLGTVAPKIEGIRVQSLKKGQITMDIDLRWGGDPNIVLGVEAALVANLPIQLKDLQVFTVIRVIFQLTDEIPCISAVVVALLSEPKPRIDYTLKAVGGSLTAIPGLSDMIDDTVNTIVTDMLQWPHRIVVPIGGVGVDTSDLELKPQGQVTLTIVKANNLKNMEMIGKSDPYVTAYIRPLEKFKTKVVDNNLNPVWNHVITLIAEDKETQYAVLEVLDQDIGQDKRLGIVKLPLIDLEPETEKEFELRLQPSLDMLKIKDKKDRGTLTIKVKYHHFTKEEQDAAIEQEKKILEEKKRLKAEGLIGSTMDAIDGAAGLVGSGVGLVGTGIGTGVGLVGTGVGAGVGLVGSGFGAVGSGLSKAGKFMGRTITGTGGSKKSGALTPVNTVEENGGAKLR from the exons ATGGGGCTGATATCTGGAATTTTGATGGGGATTATATTTGGGATTGGGATTATGGCTGGCTGGCGTCATATGATGAGGTATCGAAGTAGCAAACGAATCGCTAAG GCAGTTGACATAAAACTTCTTGGCTGTCTCAGCAGAGATGATCTGAAGAAAATTTGTGGTGACAAttttcctgaatggatatctttTCCTGTGTATGAACAG GTGAAATGGCTGAATAAGCAATTAAGCAAACTCTGGCCATATGTTGCAGAA GCAGCTACAATTATAATAAAGGAATCTGTGGAGCCACTATTGGAAGAGTATCGTCCTACAGGAATTACATCGTTGAAGTTCAATAAATTGTCTCTTGGAACTGTAGCACCAAAGATTGAAG GTATCCGTGTTCAAAGCCTTAAGAAAGGTCAAATAACAATGGACATAGATTTACGTTGGGGTGGTGATCCGAATATCGTTTTAGGAGTTGAAGCTGCACTTGTTGCTAATTTACCTATTCAG CTTAAAGATCTACAAGTTTTCACAGTTATTCGTGTTATTTTCCAACTCACTGACGAAATTCCTTGCATATCTGCTGTTGTTGTTGCTTTACTCTCAGAG CCAAAGCCAAGAATTGATTATACATTGAAGGCTGTTGGTGGAAGTTTAACAGCCATTCCTGGGCTTTCTGATATGATTGAT GATACTGTAAATACAATAGTTACAGATATGCTTCAGTGGCCCCACAGGATTGTTGTTCCCATTGGCGGTGTAGGTGTGGATACAAG TGATTTGGAGCTTAAACCACAAGGGCAGGTGACGTTAACAATTGTGAAGGCGAATAATTTGAAAAATATGGAAATGATTGGAAAGTCTGATCCTTACGTGACTGCATATATTCGGCCACTTGAAAAGTTCAAAACAAAGGTTGTTGATAACAACCTGAATCCAGTTTGGAATCATGTAATTACATTAATTGCAGAAGACAAAGAGACACAATATGCTGTACTTGAG GTGTTGGATCAAGATATAGGGCAGGACAAGCGTTTGGGCATAGTAAAGTTACCTCTGATTGACCTTGAGCCAGAAACCGAAAAAGAATTCGAATTGAGACTGCAACCTTCACTTGACATGCTCAAGATTAAAGATAAAAAAGATAGAGGAACCCTTACAATCAAG GTGAAGTATCATCATTTTACAAAAGAAGAGCAAGATGCTGCTATTGAACAAGAGAAGAAGATATTAGAAGAGAAAAAGAGACTTAAAGCAGAAGGTCTTATAGGAAGCACCATGGATGCCATTGATGGAGCAGCAGGATTAGTCGGGTCTGGTGTTGGGCTCGTGGGCACTGGTATTGGTACAGGAGTTGGGCTTGTTGGAACTGGAGTTGGTGCTGGTGTTGGGCTCGTTGGTAGTGGGTTTGGAGCTGTTGGTAGTGGGCTAAGCAAGGCTGGAAAGTTCATGGGCCGGACCATCACTGGAACCGGTGGGTCCAAAAAGAGCGGTGCATTAACTCCAGTGAATACCGTTGAAGAAAATGGTGGCGCAAAACTACGCTAA